One Kitasatospora sp. MAP12-44 DNA segment encodes these proteins:
- a CDS encoding regulator: protein MPQRPATDSPAYGPLDPHERRTARSLPDASLSAPPGDEPEPDPEHEHEASAGGPAGTERAQNPALAALIEEAGFSHAGLARRVDQLGLEHGLDLRYDKTSVTRWLRGQQPRGATPALIAEVFTRRLGRRLSAQDIGLDACAPVYAGLEFAQTPQEAVDIVASMWRKDTGPQSELRRIAFTPAGLVVPSRDWLIGRTDEQVARDGSVVGYPAAAGGPADPLDHPPLRPAGLPGARVAAPGRVPSQSRRPLVSDLRSPQAPAPLPPDPGARPPRPGLRVGRGDIAAVRAVGDLFRSLDNAYGGGHARQALVRYLESEAEPMLRGRYGEQIGRALFAAVADLTRLAGWTSFDIAAHGLAQRYFVQALRLSQAAGDRVLGGYVLITMSQQAVHLGHGREAVQLARVAQQGVGTAAPAAVQSLMHAAEARGHGILGDVRACTTALVRSERALAVARGSDELPSWARYFDEAQLADEFAHCYRDLQQWRLAAQHAEKSLRLRSAAYARSRVFCRMVLAAARLGMGDLEESCGMATEALRAAGEMRSARTVEYLRDFHRRLAPYRGSPVARAFEEAARQAGVI from the coding sequence ATGCCCCAACGGCCTGCGACCGACAGCCCGGCTTACGGTCCGCTCGACCCGCACGAACGGCGGACCGCGCGGTCCCTGCCGGACGCCTCCCTGTCCGCACCGCCGGGCGACGAACCCGAACCCGACCCCGAGCACGAGCACGAGGCGTCCGCCGGCGGCCCGGCAGGCACCGAGCGCGCCCAGAACCCGGCGCTCGCCGCGCTGATCGAGGAGGCCGGCTTCTCCCATGCCGGCCTGGCCCGCCGGGTCGACCAACTGGGCCTGGAACACGGGCTCGACCTGCGGTACGACAAAACCTCGGTGACCCGCTGGCTGCGCGGCCAGCAGCCACGCGGCGCCACCCCGGCGCTGATCGCCGAGGTCTTCACCCGCCGGCTCGGCCGCCGGCTCTCCGCCCAGGACATCGGCCTGGACGCCTGCGCGCCGGTCTACGCGGGCCTGGAGTTCGCCCAGACGCCGCAGGAGGCCGTGGACATCGTCGCCAGCATGTGGCGCAAGGACACCGGGCCGCAGTCCGAACTGCGCCGGATCGCCTTCACCCCGGCCGGGTTGGTGGTGCCGAGCCGCGACTGGCTGATCGGGCGCACCGACGAACAGGTCGCCCGGGACGGCTCGGTGGTCGGCTACCCGGCCGCCGCCGGCGGCCCGGCCGACCCGCTGGACCACCCGCCGCTGCGCCCCGCCGGCCTGCCGGGTGCCCGGGTGGCCGCCCCGGGCCGGGTGCCCTCGCAGAGCCGCCGGCCGCTGGTCTCAGACCTGAGATCCCCGCAGGCCCCGGCGCCGCTGCCGCCCGACCCCGGCGCCCGCCCGCCGCGCCCCGGGCTGCGGGTGGGCCGCGGGGACATCGCGGCCGTCCGGGCGGTCGGTGACCTGTTCCGCTCGCTGGACAACGCCTACGGCGGCGGCCACGCCCGGCAGGCGCTGGTGCGCTACCTGGAGAGCGAGGCCGAGCCGATGCTGCGCGGCCGCTACGGCGAGCAGATCGGCCGGGCGCTGTTCGCCGCCGTCGCCGACCTGACCAGGCTGGCGGGGTGGACGTCCTTCGACATCGCCGCGCACGGCCTGGCGCAGCGCTACTTCGTCCAGGCGCTGCGGCTCTCCCAGGCGGCCGGCGACCGGGTGCTCGGCGGGTATGTGCTGATCACCATGAGCCAGCAGGCGGTGCACCTGGGGCACGGCCGGGAGGCGGTCCAGCTGGCCCGGGTCGCCCAGCAGGGCGTGGGGACGGCGGCCCCGGCCGCGGTGCAGTCGCTGATGCACGCCGCCGAGGCCCGCGGCCACGGGATACTGGGCGACGTCCGTGCCTGCACCACCGCCCTGGTGCGCTCCGAGCGGGCCCTCGCGGTGGCCCGGGGGAGCGACGAACTCCCCTCTTGGGCACGGTACTTCGACGAGGCGCAGCTGGCCGACGAGTTCGCCCACTGCTATCGCGACCTGCAGCAGTGGCGGCTGGCCGCCCAGCACGCGGAGAAGTCGCTGCGGCTGCGCTCGGCGGCCTACGCGCGCAGCCGGGTCTTCTGCCGGATGGTGCTGGCGGCGGCCCGGCTGGGCATGGGAGATCTGGAGGAGTCCTGCGGGATGGCGACCGAGGCGCTCCGGGCGGCGGGTGAGATGCGCTCCGCCCGGACGGTGGAGTACCTGCGCGACTTCCACCGCCGGCTCGCGCCCTACCGGGGCAGCCCGGTGGCCCGGGCCTTCGAGGAGGCCGCGCGGCAGGCGGGGGTGATCTAG
- a CDS encoding GAF domain-containing protein, with protein sequence MDDSVPVTAAAPALRRLLDLLASGGAATEDFADVLARARRDGAEPEVLAQVEESVRLALRVHRTLHQHRRREAELTALFDTAGDLAASHDLDAVLRAIVRRARLLLGTDTAYLTLPDEAAGDTYMRVTDGSVSPLFQSLRLSLGEGLGGLVAQTARPYASPDYRTDGRFQHTGRVDAGVLDEGLVAILGVPLLLGGTVIGVLFAADRSPRAFSPEEVALLCSLAAHAAIALDTAESVAGTRAALAELNSANAVIRAHAAAVQRAGQAHDRLTDLVLRGAEVADVAAEVGVLLEGEVAVQDPEGRPLAGRPSPAGALAAAVERSRAEGRAVRHGESWVCVVLAGQEPLGSLLLRGRPELDDADRRLFERACVVTALLLLLRRSVAEAENRVRGELLADLLSAPDRDPAGLLARGRRLGVDLGRPHLVLVAETAPDGRSRLAGAAAQLLFGSRAPAGSGGSGASGGSRASGASGASGGSGASGGSRGVSAEHGEAVVLLLPDDGSATPAAAAALAAERLTRLAGQPVTVGTGRSAAGPVALAAAYGEGLRCVRALRMLGREGDGASAESLGFLGVLLGDGHDVGGFVERTLGPLLAYDARRGTELVRTLRAYFDCGGSLTRAKDELHVHVNTVVQRLDRVEVLLGPHWNGPERTLELQLALRLQLISGRVGGPPGGQPNGS encoded by the coding sequence ATGGATGACTCCGTACCCGTGACCGCCGCGGCCCCCGCGCTGCGCCGGCTGCTGGACCTGCTCGCCTCCGGCGGCGCCGCTACCGAGGACTTCGCGGACGTGCTCGCCCGGGCCCGGCGCGACGGCGCCGAACCGGAGGTGCTGGCCCAGGTCGAGGAGTCCGTCCGGCTCGCCCTGCGGGTGCACCGGACGCTGCATCAGCACAGGCGCCGCGAGGCCGAGTTGACCGCGCTCTTCGACACCGCAGGCGATCTGGCGGCCTCTCACGACCTGGACGCGGTGCTGCGGGCCATCGTCCGGCGGGCCCGGCTGCTGCTCGGCACCGACACCGCCTATCTGACCCTGCCGGACGAGGCCGCCGGCGACACCTATATGCGGGTCACCGACGGGTCGGTCTCGCCGCTCTTCCAGAGCCTGCGGCTGAGCCTCGGCGAGGGACTCGGCGGCCTGGTCGCGCAGACCGCCCGCCCGTACGCCTCGCCGGACTACCGCACCGACGGGCGCTTCCAGCACACCGGCCGGGTGGACGCGGGCGTGCTGGACGAGGGCCTGGTCGCCATCCTCGGCGTGCCGCTGCTGCTCGGCGGCACGGTGATCGGGGTGCTGTTCGCGGCCGACCGCTCGCCGCGGGCCTTCTCCCCCGAGGAGGTCGCGCTGCTCTGCTCGCTGGCCGCACACGCCGCGATCGCCCTGGACACCGCCGAGTCGGTGGCCGGCACCCGGGCCGCGCTGGCCGAGCTGAACAGTGCCAACGCCGTCATCCGCGCCCACGCGGCCGCCGTCCAGCGCGCCGGGCAGGCGCACGACCGGCTCACCGACCTGGTGCTGCGCGGCGCCGAAGTGGCGGACGTGGCCGCCGAGGTGGGCGTCCTGCTGGAGGGCGAGGTCGCGGTGCAGGACCCCGAGGGCCGTCCGCTGGCCGGGCGGCCGAGCCCGGCCGGGGCGCTGGCGGCGGCGGTGGAGCGCTCGCGGGCCGAGGGACGGGCGGTGCGGCACGGCGAGAGCTGGGTCTGCGTGGTGCTGGCCGGGCAGGAGCCGCTCGGCAGCCTGCTGCTGCGCGGCCGGCCCGAGCTGGACGACGCCGACCGGCGGCTGTTCGAACGGGCCTGCGTGGTCACCGCGCTGCTCCTGCTGCTGCGCCGCTCGGTCGCCGAGGCGGAGAACCGGGTCCGCGGCGAGCTGCTCGCCGACCTACTGAGCGCGCCAGACCGCGACCCGGCCGGCCTGCTGGCCCGCGGCCGCCGGCTGGGCGTGGATCTGGGCCGCCCGCACCTGGTGCTGGTCGCCGAGACCGCGCCCGACGGCCGCTCACGGCTGGCGGGGGCCGCCGCGCAGCTGCTCTTCGGCTCGCGCGCCCCGGCGGGGTCGGGCGGCTCGGGAGCCTCGGGCGGCTCGCGGGCCTCGGGGGCCTCGGGGGCCTCGGGCGGTTCGGGGGCCTCGGGCGGCTCGCGGGGCGTCAGCGCCGAGCACGGCGAGGCTGTGGTGCTGCTGCTCCCCGACGACGGCTCGGCCACCCCGGCGGCGGCCGCGGCGCTGGCCGCCGAGCGGCTGACCCGGCTGGCTGGGCAGCCGGTGACGGTCGGCACCGGTCGCAGTGCGGCCGGCCCGGTCGCGCTGGCGGCCGCGTACGGCGAGGGCCTGCGCTGCGTGCGCGCGCTGCGGATGCTGGGGCGCGAGGGCGACGGGGCGTCGGCCGAGTCGCTCGGGTTCCTGGGCGTGCTGCTCGGCGACGGGCACGACGTCGGCGGCTTCGTCGAGCGCACGCTGGGACCGCTGCTGGCGTACGACGCCCGGCGCGGCACCGAGCTGGTGCGCACGCTGCGGGCGTACTTCGACTGCGGCGGCAGCCTGACCCGGGCCAAGGACGAGCTGCACGTGCATGTGAACACCGTGGTCCAGCGCCTGGACCGGGTGGAGGTGCTGCTCGGTCCGCACTGGAACGGGCCGGAGCGGACGCTGGAGCTCCAGCTCGCGCTGCGGCTCCAGCTGATCTCGGGCCGGGTCGGCGGACCGCCGGGAGGGCAGCCGAACGGCAGCTGA
- the lipB gene encoding lipoyl(octanoyl) transferase LipB gives MSANVRFVRMGIGEGAVPYQVAWEEQQRLHALRRADEIPDTVLLLEHQPVYTAGKRTKPEDLPLDGTPVVEVNRGGEGTWHGPGQLIGYPIVKLPEPMDVVAYVRRLEEALIRACGELGVSSSRVEGRSGVWVLGQELPDARVDPADVVDIGRLTLRMGLPLGIDPRLAGPEYAPSNAGQRGDDRKLAAIGVRVARGVTMHGFALNCNPEMTWFDRIIPCGIRDAGVGSLSTELGRDVPVGEVLPVVERHLSEVLAELPEPALIGNP, from the coding sequence GTGAGCGCGAACGTGCGGTTCGTACGCATGGGCATCGGCGAAGGCGCGGTGCCGTACCAGGTCGCCTGGGAGGAGCAGCAGCGTCTGCACGCCCTGCGGCGGGCAGACGAGATCCCGGACACCGTCCTGCTGCTCGAGCACCAGCCGGTCTACACGGCCGGCAAGCGCACCAAGCCCGAGGACCTGCCGCTGGACGGCACCCCCGTGGTCGAGGTCAACCGCGGCGGCGAGGGCACCTGGCACGGTCCCGGGCAGCTGATCGGCTACCCGATCGTCAAGCTGCCCGAGCCGATGGACGTGGTCGCCTACGTCCGCCGCCTGGAGGAGGCGCTGATCCGCGCCTGCGGCGAGCTCGGCGTGAGCTCCAGCCGGGTCGAGGGCCGCAGCGGCGTCTGGGTGCTGGGCCAGGAGCTGCCGGACGCGCGGGTGGACCCGGCGGACGTGGTCGACATCGGCAGGCTCACGCTGCGGATGGGCCTGCCGCTGGGCATCGATCCGCGGCTGGCCGGCCCCGAGTACGCTCCGTCCAACGCCGGGCAGCGCGGGGACGACCGCAAGCTCGCGGCGATCGGTGTACGGGTGGCCCGCGGCGTGACGATGCACGGCTTCGCGCTCAACTGCAACCCCGAGATGACCTGGTTCGACCGGATCATCCCGTGCGGGATCAGGGACGCCGGCGTGGGCTCACTCTCCACCGAGCTGGGCCGGGACGTGCCGGTCGGCGAGGTGCTGCCGGTGGTCGAGCGCCACCTGTCCGAGGTCCTCGCCGAGCTGCCCGAGCCGGCCTTGATCGGGAATCCCTGA